Proteins from a single region of Sediminispirochaeta bajacaliforniensis DSM 16054:
- a CDS encoding V-type ATP synthase subunit E: MAEALIEGIEKDARKEAEQLLSEAKRRAEDTVRGAQSRAEGILKDAEKKAEERSKLLADREGRSTEAEIKRLRLKARDELRREILALVRRRLRALPEREDYDEIILSWLEEAAIGTGAKNAVVYAGFKEQTIITPELLKRAEKESGIKVSLAEEQGSDPPEGLGLLSGRQGVIVTDSKRRVVYDNSVEARIGRLEGALRRMIDRELQ; this comes from the coding sequence ATGGCTGAGGCCCTGATAGAAGGAATTGAAAAAGATGCCCGAAAGGAAGCGGAGCAGCTGCTTTCCGAAGCAAAGCGGCGGGCCGAAGATACGGTACGTGGGGCCCAAAGCCGTGCCGAGGGTATACTGAAAGATGCGGAGAAGAAGGCAGAGGAGCGTTCGAAACTACTTGCAGACCGTGAGGGCCGTTCGACTGAAGCTGAAATAAAACGGCTTCGGCTTAAGGCCCGGGACGAACTTAGGCGGGAAATTCTTGCCTTGGTCCGCCGGCGGCTTCGAGCGCTACCCGAGCGAGAGGATTACGACGAGATCATTCTGTCCTGGCTTGAAGAGGCCGCCATAGGCACCGGAGCAAAAAATGCCGTTGTCTACGCCGGTTTCAAAGAGCAAACGATAATTACACCTGAACTGCTGAAACGTGCGGAAAAGGAATCAGGTATCAAAGTCTCGCTTGCCGAAGAGCAGGGTTCCGATCCCCCCGAAGGGCTTGGCCTTTTAAGCGGTCGCCAGGGGGTTATTGTAACCGACAGCAAGCGTCGTGTGGTCTATGACAATAGCGTCGAGGCCCGTATCGGAAGGTTGGAAGGCGCACTTCGCAGAATGATTGATCGGGAGTTGCAATGA
- a CDS encoding V-type ATP synthase subunit E family protein produces MKELIERVLETEKNAAGWVENARSESARIQSEADKKAASIIDEARAGASRRIEAAVKSAESEALSIRDQRLQAAAEDIEAYRKRVEGRFDLILDEAVKLIIHGRGE; encoded by the coding sequence ATGAAAGAGCTGATTGAACGAGTGCTCGAGACCGAAAAAAATGCCGCTGGTTGGGTGGAGAATGCCCGGTCGGAGTCTGCTCGTATCCAGAGTGAGGCAGATAAAAAGGCCGCCTCGATCATTGATGAGGCTCGAGCCGGGGCCTCCCGCCGTATCGAAGCGGCAGTGAAGTCTGCTGAGAGTGAGGCCCTCTCTATAAGAGACCAACGACTTCAGGCAGCGGCCGAGGACATTGAAGCGTACCGGAAACGGGTCGAGGGACGTTTTGATCTTATCTTGGATGAGGCCGTGAAACTTATTATTCACGGGAGAGGAGAATAG
- a CDS encoding V-type ATP synthase subunit A — translation MSERIIGTVGRVNGPVIEAEGISDAMMMELVHVGNKRLVGEVIKLHGNSATLQVYEDTTGIAPGDPIYGSGLPLSVELGPGLIGTIYDGIQRPLERIREVCGTYIERGIDEPALDRKKKWTFAPDCKVGDDISGGMILGRVKETDRVEHRIMAHPDISGRIVSIAEKGEYAIDEVIGEIEDESGNKHSLTMVQRWPIRIPRPSKSRKPLTIPLITGQRVIDTLFPLAKGGTVAIPGGFGTGKTMTQHAVAKWCDADIIIYIGCGERGNEMTDVLTEFPQLVDPRTGTSLMERTILIANTSNMPVSAREASVYTGVTLAEYFRDQGYHVAVMADSTSRWAEAMRELSGRMEEMPAEEGFPAYLPTRIAEFYERAGYVDTLSGSDGSVSIIGAVSPPGGDFSEPVTQHTKRFVRCFWGLDRQLANARHYPAISWLESYSEYLDEITSWWEKRVGEEWTSERREMMDLLQREVRLQQVVKLVGPDALPDSQRFIIEVCTLFKNAFLQQNAFDDVDRYSTVEKQARMLSLIISYWRKGREAIKRGATLSKVKRLKAVQELVKMKFTVPNEDTKEFDKLGARLERAFDQMESMYAAR, via the coding sequence ATGAGCGAACGGATAATTGGAACGGTGGGTCGGGTAAACGGCCCCGTCATAGAGGCGGAAGGGATCAGCGATGCCATGATGATGGAGCTGGTCCACGTCGGTAATAAACGGCTGGTTGGTGAGGTTATTAAGCTTCACGGCAACAGCGCGACTCTTCAGGTGTATGAGGATACCACCGGTATTGCTCCGGGGGATCCCATCTACGGAAGCGGCCTTCCCCTTTCGGTCGAGTTGGGGCCCGGTCTTATCGGTACCATATATGATGGAATTCAGCGCCCCCTCGAGCGCATTCGGGAGGTCTGCGGGACCTACATTGAGCGTGGCATTGATGAGCCTGCCCTGGATCGTAAAAAGAAGTGGACCTTTGCTCCCGATTGTAAGGTGGGGGATGATATCTCGGGCGGGATGATCCTCGGACGTGTGAAGGAAACCGACCGGGTCGAACATCGCATCATGGCGCATCCCGATATCTCCGGACGAATTGTGAGCATTGCAGAAAAAGGTGAATACGCTATTGATGAAGTGATCGGCGAAATCGAGGATGAATCGGGAAACAAGCATAGCCTCACCATGGTGCAGCGATGGCCGATTCGTATACCGCGTCCTTCAAAGAGTCGAAAGCCGCTTACCATCCCTCTCATAACCGGCCAACGTGTCATCGATACTCTGTTTCCCCTTGCAAAGGGGGGAACGGTTGCAATTCCCGGTGGATTCGGCACGGGAAAAACCATGACGCAGCACGCCGTTGCCAAGTGGTGCGACGCCGATATCATCATCTACATCGGTTGTGGAGAGCGGGGTAACGAGATGACCGATGTTCTAACCGAATTCCCTCAGCTCGTTGACCCAAGAACCGGAACAAGCCTTATGGAACGGACCATCCTCATCGCCAATACCAGTAATATGCCGGTTTCTGCCCGTGAAGCGAGTGTTTATACCGGTGTTACCCTTGCCGAATACTTTCGTGATCAAGGCTATCACGTGGCGGTTATGGCCGATTCCACCAGTCGTTGGGCCGAGGCTATGCGTGAGCTCTCGGGCCGAATGGAAGAGATGCCTGCCGAGGAGGGCTTCCCCGCCTATCTGCCCACCCGAATTGCCGAGTTTTACGAGCGGGCCGGCTACGTGGACACCCTGTCCGGCAGCGACGGCTCTGTTTCCATCATCGGTGCGGTCAGTCCGCCGGGGGGTGATTTCTCGGAACCTGTCACACAGCATACCAAGCGGTTTGTCCGTTGCTTTTGGGGGCTCGACCGTCAGCTGGCAAATGCCCGTCATTATCCGGCAATCAGCTGGCTCGAAAGCTATTCTGAATATCTCGACGAGATCACCTCGTGGTGGGAAAAGCGGGTAGGAGAGGAATGGACCTCCGAACGCCGGGAGATGATGGATCTGCTCCAGCGGGAGGTTCGCTTGCAGCAAGTGGTGAAACTCGTTGGTCCCGATGCACTTCCCGATAGTCAGCGTTTTATCATTGAGGTATGTACTCTCTTTAAGAATGCCTTCCTTCAGCAAAACGCCTTCGATGATGTCGATCGCTACTCAACGGTCGAAAAACAGGCGCGTATGCTCTCCCTCATCATCAGCTATTGGAGGAAGGGCCGGGAAGCGATAAAACGGGGAGCAACCCTTTCAAAGGTAAAACGACTGAAAGCGGTCCAGGAACTTGTAAAGATGAAGTTCACTGTCCCCAATGAAGATACCAAGGAGTTCGATAAGCTGGGTGCCAGACTCGAACGGGCCTTTGATCAGATGGAGTCAATGTATGCAGCACGATGA
- a CDS encoding V-type ATP synthase subunit D, which yields MRNLAPTKSNLLSVQDELKFAKLGYELLDQKRNILVLELLNLVDQASDFEEKVEHSLASAYAALQDATLDMGRLRIQQLSRAVNMSCDINLKDRRVMGVQLPVVQTQFDDHPPYYSPSETSFRVDGAMQSFKEALELMGRLAELKISIMRLATEVKKTIRKVNALEKIAIPDLNETVDFIRNRLEENERDMFILMKMVKERLERKKEETSHDGNN from the coding sequence ATGAGAAACCTTGCTCCGACAAAAAGTAACCTCCTCTCTGTCCAGGACGAGCTTAAATTTGCAAAGCTTGGCTATGAACTCTTGGATCAAAAGCGGAATATACTCGTTCTTGAACTCCTGAATCTTGTCGACCAGGCGAGTGATTTTGAAGAAAAGGTGGAGCATAGTCTCGCTTCTGCCTATGCTGCATTGCAGGATGCGACCCTGGACATGGGACGCTTGAGGATCCAGCAGTTATCCCGGGCCGTTAACATGAGCTGTGACATCAATCTGAAAGATCGGCGGGTCATGGGGGTGCAGCTGCCGGTGGTCCAGACCCAATTCGACGACCACCCACCTTATTACAGCCCCTCCGAGACCAGTTTCAGAGTCGACGGTGCTATGCAAAGCTTTAAAGAGGCCCTGGAGCTGATGGGGCGTCTTGCCGAGCTTAAGATTTCCATTATGCGTCTTGCAACCGAGGTGAAGAAAACCATTCGAAAGGTCAACGCCCTGGAAAAGATCGCGATACCGGACCTGAACGAAACGGTTGATTTTATCCGGAACAGACTCGAGGAAAACGAGCGTGATATGTTTATCTTGATGAAGATGGTGAAGGAACGGCTGGAGCGGAAAAAGGAGGAAACAAGCCATGACGGGAATAATTGA
- a CDS encoding V-type ATP synthase subunit I, whose translation MRHLTGAVLDSDSNAVTRELLRLGVLDFVSLQEMSPDWRNELDPVYPGEEQRQVAKLRERIETFFAILDAHPATLVDFFPEDEGYAGSVDEAERRLDKVASAIQRVREEQKAISQELNRTKELQRHLDGGGDSLVKQPHRFLSVRYGLPSSGREEEFRAALGKFPCVYLDSGLLMTLKRDETGIAPLLERFGWREIPAPVREEHAPGLADAEIEKKTRELEAKNDELEKKAREIVEGKKDELLSLWKGLRIRELSETVRGFFGKTARTFIFAGWVPASHEKELDGALRRVTDNRCHLEWLDPFSHKDGQLPKQIPVIMNNPKWLRPFEKLVTNYAIPAYGTVDPTIFVAVFYCVMFGLMFGDVGHGLVVFLIGLLGRLKAKKAGKQEHFLFPLFRWCGGSAMVAGALFGSWFGMELFPPLWFDYHGIISGHSVEGGVQSISDILLITIYFGIVVIGFGLLLNFYNRIVKHDWVSLLFDKGGLLGGWLYAAGTWCAFYFVRHDYRQLPDNSFLALFIGLPALLMIVKPVIEWRHAHRGERFGLMTVAYLLMEWLVELLEVFSGYLSNTLSFMRVAGLGIAHVSLVIAFFQIADMAAGSGGYTIWSYIILLLGNVLIIGLEGLSAGIQSLRLNYYEFFSKYFDGTGRAYAPVSLKH comes from the coding sequence ATGAGACATCTCACCGGTGCTGTGCTTGATTCTGACAGCAATGCGGTTACCCGGGAACTTTTGCGGCTGGGAGTTCTTGATTTTGTCTCATTACAGGAGATGAGTCCCGATTGGCGGAACGAGCTTGATCCCGTGTACCCGGGGGAAGAGCAACGCCAGGTGGCGAAGCTCCGGGAACGTATCGAAACCTTTTTTGCCATACTCGATGCTCACCCTGCGACCCTCGTCGATTTTTTTCCCGAGGATGAGGGGTATGCAGGTTCTGTTGATGAGGCCGAACGTCGGCTTGATAAGGTTGCCTCTGCGATTCAGCGTGTGCGGGAAGAACAGAAGGCGATCAGCCAGGAATTGAATCGCACGAAGGAACTGCAGCGCCATCTTGATGGAGGTGGAGACTCCCTCGTAAAGCAGCCCCATCGTTTTTTATCGGTCCGTTACGGGCTTCCCTCTTCGGGAAGAGAAGAAGAGTTTCGTGCTGCTCTCGGAAAATTCCCTTGTGTCTATCTTGACAGCGGCCTTCTGATGACCTTGAAACGTGATGAGACCGGGATTGCCCCCTTGCTGGAACGTTTCGGTTGGAGGGAGATCCCCGCTCCCGTAAGGGAAGAGCATGCTCCTGGTCTCGCAGATGCAGAGATCGAAAAAAAGACGCGAGAACTTGAGGCCAAAAACGATGAGCTGGAAAAGAAGGCACGGGAAATCGTCGAAGGCAAGAAAGATGAGCTCCTTTCGCTCTGGAAAGGCCTACGAATACGTGAGCTTTCCGAAACGGTACGCGGCTTTTTCGGGAAAACGGCGAGGACCTTCATTTTTGCAGGGTGGGTTCCTGCGTCCCACGAAAAGGAACTGGACGGCGCTCTGAGAAGGGTGACGGACAATAGGTGTCATCTTGAATGGCTGGATCCCTTTTCTCACAAAGACGGACAGCTGCCGAAGCAAATACCGGTGATCATGAACAACCCGAAGTGGCTCAGGCCCTTTGAAAAGTTGGTGACCAACTATGCCATCCCTGCCTATGGTACCGTCGATCCGACCATTTTCGTCGCTGTTTTCTACTGTGTCATGTTCGGACTCATGTTCGGGGATGTCGGGCACGGTTTGGTTGTTTTTCTTATCGGCCTCCTTGGCAGGCTAAAGGCAAAGAAAGCGGGAAAGCAGGAGCATTTTCTTTTTCCTCTTTTTAGATGGTGCGGGGGATCGGCAATGGTCGCCGGTGCTCTTTTCGGTTCCTGGTTCGGAATGGAGCTGTTTCCTCCCCTTTGGTTTGATTATCACGGTATCATATCCGGTCATAGTGTCGAAGGCGGTGTCCAGAGCATCTCCGATATTCTCCTGATAACCATCTATTTCGGTATTGTCGTCATCGGATTCGGGCTCTTACTTAATTTCTACAATCGTATTGTGAAACATGACTGGGTTTCGCTTCTTTTTGACAAGGGAGGACTGCTTGGCGGCTGGCTCTATGCAGCCGGCACCTGGTGTGCTTTCTACTTTGTTCGCCATGACTATCGTCAGCTTCCGGATAATTCTTTTCTCGCCCTTTTTATTGGTTTGCCTGCGTTGCTCATGATCGTCAAGCCGGTTATCGAATGGCGTCACGCCCATCGTGGTGAGCGCTTCGGCCTCATGACCGTGGCCTATCTGCTGATGGAGTGGCTTGTGGAACTCCTGGAGGTCTTTTCGGGATACCTTTCGAATACCCTCTCCTTCATGCGGGTTGCGGGGCTTGGCATAGCCCATGTCTCTCTTGTGATTGCCTTTTTTCAAATAGCGGATATGGCGGCGGGAAGCGGCGGATACACAATCTGGTCCTACATCATTTTGCTTTTGGGAAATGTCCTGATTATCGGACTCGAAGGTCTTTCGGCGGGAATACAATCCCTCCGTTTAAACTATTATGAATTTTTCTCGAAATATTTCGACGGAACCGGACGCGCTTATGCGCCGGTCTCGCTGAAACATTGA
- a CDS encoding V0D/AC39 family V-type ATPase subunit, protein MTAPVRQYGFINAKLRTRLNKLFDEATLEKLRQAPSLAEAIQLLKDTPYRQEVSVYESTGDLKEVEAALWRREIATVAELRRYLQGTLLSLLDGLLLRYEVDIVRNSVRLWFDAHLKRRSIGGEAGYLYQEALVNPFSIDEVVNAEDFDALLEAFKLTPYGQLLEENRQDIESRAHLFRFETDLDRFFYRQLIESVDKLEAADKRIALRLIAVEVDLRNVDRIARLAFFYPPEKRSQWHIIIPGGSFSGQLLDSAVSVRKGEDAVATLLNGHYPGLDSFTSSSSEDSLGMVEGLLRQIRREETMKLLRGYPFTVGIILAYVFLKRKEIGTVVSLLNAHYYGVSPDRMGDGL, encoded by the coding sequence TTGACGGCCCCTGTTAGACAATATGGTTTTATAAATGCGAAACTTCGTACTCGCTTAAACAAACTTTTTGATGAGGCTACCCTGGAAAAGCTTCGACAGGCCCCCTCGCTCGCCGAAGCGATTCAACTTTTAAAGGATACTCCTTATCGACAGGAAGTTTCGGTTTACGAAAGTACCGGTGACCTGAAAGAGGTTGAGGCTGCCTTGTGGCGACGGGAAATAGCCACCGTTGCCGAACTCAGACGCTACCTCCAGGGAACATTGCTTAGCCTCCTCGATGGGCTGCTGCTCCGGTATGAGGTTGATATTGTTCGCAACAGCGTGCGCCTCTGGTTTGACGCCCATCTCAAGCGCCGCAGTATCGGCGGCGAGGCCGGATATCTTTATCAGGAGGCCCTCGTCAATCCTTTTTCAATAGATGAAGTGGTGAATGCTGAAGATTTCGACGCCTTACTTGAAGCCTTCAAGCTTACCCCCTATGGCCAGTTGCTTGAAGAAAATCGTCAGGATATTGAAAGCAGAGCCCACCTTTTTCGTTTTGAAACAGATTTGGATCGCTTTTTTTATCGGCAGCTTATCGAATCTGTCGACAAGCTTGAAGCTGCGGATAAACGGATCGCCCTCCGCCTGATTGCCGTAGAGGTCGATCTTCGAAATGTAGACAGAATTGCGCGGCTGGCTTTCTTTTATCCACCGGAAAAGCGGAGCCAGTGGCATATTATTATTCCCGGAGGAAGCTTTTCCGGGCAGCTTCTCGACAGTGCCGTTTCGGTACGAAAGGGCGAGGATGCCGTTGCGACGTTGCTGAACGGCCATTATCCCGGGCTCGATTCTTTTACTTCCTCTTCTTCGGAAGATAGCTTGGGGATGGTGGAAGGTCTTCTTCGGCAGATTCGCCGGGAAGAGACCATGAAGCTGCTGCGAGGCTATCCCTTCACCGTCGGTATTATTCTTGCCTATGTGTTTCTCAAGCGCAAAGAGATAGGTACCGTGGTTTCCCTGCTGAATGCACACTATTATGGAGTTTCTCCTGATCGAATGGGGGATGGATTATGA
- a CDS encoding V-type ATP synthase subunit B, whose amino-acid sequence MQHDDRTLLSGRQYLGADSMEGPLLIMRNTHPVGYRELVECVDASGKTRLGMVLDTSREAVVVQVFEGTSGMTLPSTRTRFLGEPLSLEVTDSMLGRIFDGLGRPIDDGPAPVGNEARDVNGIAVNPTSREYPRDFIQTGISVIDGMNTLIRGQKLPIFSGNGLPHNELAAQITRQAKIRGEGTDFAIVFAAMGVKHDVARFFIDSFESTGVLENVALFLSLADDPSIERLITPRSALTLAEHLAYERGMHVLVILTDMSNYCESLREVSTLRGEIPSRKGYPGYLYSDLAEIYERAGMVKGAAGSITQLPILTMPNDDISHPIPDLTGYITEGQIVFEREMHGRAIYPPVAGLPSLSRLMKDGIGKDMTREDHPHLASQLFAAYSYVKDVRNLASVIGEEELTPLDHQYMQFGEAFERQFVSQRHDENRTIEETLDLGWKVLGELPTEELHRVTDEEIETYYGR is encoded by the coding sequence ATGCAGCACGATGACCGAACCCTTCTGTCGGGAAGACAGTATCTCGGGGCGGACAGCATGGAAGGGCCGCTCCTTATCATGAGAAATACGCACCCTGTCGGCTATCGCGAACTGGTCGAATGTGTCGATGCCTCCGGCAAGACTCGTCTCGGCATGGTCCTCGATACCAGCCGGGAGGCCGTTGTCGTTCAGGTCTTTGAAGGGACCAGCGGAATGACCCTCCCTTCTACCAGAACGCGTTTTTTAGGAGAACCCCTTTCCTTGGAAGTTACCGATTCGATGCTCGGCAGGATCTTCGACGGACTCGGCCGGCCCATCGACGACGGTCCCGCTCCCGTTGGGAACGAGGCCCGGGATGTCAACGGTATTGCCGTCAATCCCACCAGCCGTGAATATCCCCGTGACTTTATTCAGACCGGAATTTCGGTCATCGATGGGATGAATACCCTGATCAGGGGGCAAAAGCTTCCCATCTTCAGTGGCAACGGTCTTCCTCACAACGAGCTTGCCGCCCAGATTACCCGTCAGGCGAAAATTCGGGGAGAGGGCACTGACTTCGCCATTGTTTTCGCCGCCATGGGTGTTAAGCATGATGTCGCCCGCTTTTTCATCGACAGCTTCGAAAGTACCGGTGTTCTTGAAAATGTGGCGCTTTTCCTTTCCCTGGCCGATGATCCCTCGATCGAACGGCTTATTACCCCGCGTTCTGCCCTTACCCTGGCCGAACATCTTGCCTACGAGCGTGGCATGCATGTTTTGGTGATACTCACGGATATGTCGAATTACTGCGAAAGCCTTCGTGAGGTAAGTACCCTTCGGGGAGAGATCCCCAGTAGAAAGGGGTATCCCGGTTATCTCTATTCCGACCTTGCCGAAATCTATGAGCGGGCCGGTATGGTAAAGGGCGCCGCAGGTTCAATCACGCAGCTGCCCATCCTTACCATGCCCAACGATGACATCAGCCACCCCATTCCCGACCTCACGGGATACATCACCGAGGGGCAGATCGTTTTTGAGCGGGAAATGCACGGCCGTGCCATCTATCCGCCGGTTGCGGGCCTGCCGAGTCTTTCACGTCTGATGAAGGACGGAATTGGAAAGGACATGACAAGAGAGGATCATCCCCATCTTGCCAGCCAGCTTTTTGCCGCCTACAGCTACGTGAAAGATGTGCGAAACCTTGCCTCTGTCATTGGTGAGGAGGAACTGACTCCCCTTGACCATCAGTATATGCAGTTCGGGGAGGCCTTTGAACGACAGTTCGTCAGTCAACGTCACGACGAGAACCGCACCATCGAGGAGACCCTTGATCTCGGCTGGAAGGTCTTGGGAGAGCTTCCAACCGAAGAGCTCCACAGGGTGACCGACGAAGAGATCGAAACCTATTACGGTCGGTAG
- a CDS encoding V-type ATP synthase subunit F: MDYFVIGDEDTILGFGMVGVRGRSVEDAVSANAALSEALDDKEIGIIIITETVAETIRDRVNGLTFSHRFPLIVEIPDRNGPSPGRKSLRELVNQAIGIKL; encoded by the coding sequence ATGGATTATTTCGTTATCGGTGATGAGGATACCATACTCGGTTTCGGCATGGTGGGAGTTAGGGGACGAAGTGTCGAAGATGCTGTCTCGGCAAACGCTGCTCTCTCCGAGGCCCTGGACGACAAAGAGATTGGAATTATCATTATCACCGAAACGGTCGCCGAAACTATTCGTGACCGGGTCAATGGATTAACCTTTTCGCACCGGTTTCCCCTTATCGTTGAGATTCCGGACCGTAACGGCCCCTCACCCGGGCGAAAAAGCTTGCGGGAACTGGTTAATCAGGCGATCGGGATAAAACTGTAA
- a CDS encoding universal stress protein, which yields MTGIIDRMMVYLDGSEESLAAAAYAVALAKQSGATLYALYVVNTRALNDLVTARIFLASEQDEYQHDLEADAERYLNYAVKLGSDRGITVDPLRSQGTVNQEIKSKVDQLEIDLLIIGELARIRSRRDEFFDETERAMRSVGCSVLIVKDEERVWDLYDAL from the coding sequence ATGACGGGAATAATTGATCGAATGATGGTGTACCTGGACGGCAGTGAAGAGTCCCTTGCCGCGGCAGCCTATGCGGTGGCCCTTGCCAAGCAGAGTGGTGCCACGCTTTACGCCCTCTATGTGGTCAATACGCGGGCCCTCAATGATCTTGTTACTGCGAGAATCTTTCTTGCCTCGGAGCAGGATGAATATCAACATGATCTTGAGGCAGATGCCGAACGCTATCTTAATTATGCCGTGAAATTGGGTTCCGATCGTGGTATTACCGTTGACCCCTTGCGTAGCCAGGGAACCGTCAACCAGGAAATAAAATCTAAGGTTGATCAGCTTGAGATCGATTTGCTGATCATCGGTGAACTTGCCAGAATCAGAAGCCGCAGGGATGAGTTCTTCGATGAAACCGAGCGGGCGATGCGGTCGGTCGGCTGTTCTGTTTTGATTGTAAAAGATGAAGAACGGGTCTGGGACCTGTACGATGCATTATAG
- a CDS encoding cyclic nucleotide-binding domain-containing protein has product MNELDRLKQIALFSEFADKPERIQKILAVAERVQVRAGEVIIKEGDVGDTLFIILEGSVRIIKKTLQNEPYTVVILKENENVYFGELALVDSDRRSATVIAESDCSLISLARNSFLTLCRDDYELGFRVVLQIAKKLSSSLRKMNQDVITLFEALVSEVDGEDLS; this is encoded by the coding sequence ATGAACGAACTCGACCGATTGAAACAGATCGCTCTTTTTTCCGAATTCGCAGACAAGCCGGAGCGAATCCAAAAGATCCTTGCGGTGGCAGAAAGGGTTCAGGTTAGGGCCGGCGAGGTGATTATCAAGGAAGGAGATGTCGGGGATACTCTTTTCATTATCCTGGAAGGAAGTGTGAGAATCATAAAAAAGACCCTCCAGAATGAGCCCTATACCGTAGTCATCCTAAAGGAAAATGAGAATGTCTATTTCGGCGAACTTGCCCTGGTCGATAGTGATCGGCGTTCCGCAACGGTCATAGCGGAAAGCGATTGTTCTCTTATCAGTCTGGCCAGGAATAGCTTTCTGACCCTGTGCCGGGATGATTATGAACTTGGATTTCGAGTTGTCCTGCAGATAGCAAAGAAGCTTTCTTCAAGCCTTCGAAAGATGAATCAGGATGTTATCACTCTTTTCGAGGCTCTTGTTTCGGAAGTTGATGGGGAAGACCTTTCCTAA
- a CDS encoding ATP synthase subunit C, whose product MSDNVRKRFAGHIRASLVVTIFLMVVAGLFFTASAFGQESTQNTATVSAARAEVQKFGLVAAAVAFGLGAIGAGIAIGNVGAAAMGTIGEKPELAGQALIFIALAEGLVVFGFITALMILGKV is encoded by the coding sequence ATGAGCGATAATGTACGCAAAAGATTTGCCGGCCACATTCGGGCAAGCCTTGTCGTTACCATCTTTCTTATGGTGGTAGCCGGACTCTTTTTTACCGCCTCCGCTTTTGGGCAGGAGAGCACACAAAATACGGCCACGGTTTCAGCTGCACGGGCCGAGGTTCAGAAGTTTGGTTTAGTTGCAGCAGCCGTTGCTTTCGGACTCGGGGCCATCGGTGCGGGAATCGCTATTGGTAATGTCGGTGCCGCGGCAATGGGAACCATCGGTGAAAAACCCGAACTTGCAGGACAAGCCCTGATTTTTATCGCCCTTGCCGAAGGTTTGGTCGTTTTCGGTTTTATTACCGCCCTTATGATCCTCGGAAAGGTGTAA